One Mycobacteroides abscessus ATCC 19977 genomic window carries:
- a CDS encoding SRPBCC family protein — protein MTRVERYIPHPPRRVWDAIINPSSWWESPEQSAEIAVGATFELKTIPVVGTRFSGNFHIEILDVRPGERLTTSLVALAHQGPPARWERHTTFREHEGGTLLTVVNAGVDMDDSDERRLLRAVKDLQEWELHGVAELLDRPGPRP, from the coding sequence ATGACCCGGGTTGAGCGTTATATCCCGCATCCTCCGCGTCGCGTCTGGGACGCGATCATCAATCCGAGCAGTTGGTGGGAATCGCCCGAACAGTCGGCCGAGATCGCCGTCGGCGCCACGTTCGAGCTGAAGACCATCCCGGTGGTGGGAACGCGCTTCAGTGGCAACTTTCACATCGAGATCTTGGATGTGCGGCCCGGCGAGCGTTTGACGACCAGTTTGGTGGCGCTGGCGCATCAGGGCCCGCCCGCTCGTTGGGAGCGGCACACGACGTTCCGTGAGCATGAGGGCGGCACGCTGCTGACCGTTGTCAACGCGGGCGTGGACATGGACGATTCCGACGAGCGGCGGCTGCTGCGTGCGGTCAAAGATCTGCAGGAATGGGAACTGCACGGCGTGGCCGAGCTGCTGGATCGGCCCGGGCCTAGGCCCTGA
- a CDS encoding GNAT family N-acetyltransferase — MTVRAERIDAGAVVLRKACDADRDGLIEIMTDREVRAYLGGPRPRADVERFLGERGPHAATAAAGAFIVADSSNDRFAGTVTLDRRHSELPGHVSADGDELELSYVFRRDSWGRGWAYAAAAALIGAAATELPDQPVLVATQSANARSINLLRRLGFESISTFIQFDAEQILASASLHSLVRA, encoded by the coding sequence ATGACGGTGCGGGCGGAACGGATCGATGCGGGCGCGGTGGTGCTCCGCAAGGCTTGTGACGCCGACCGCGACGGGCTGATCGAGATCATGACGGATCGCGAGGTGCGCGCGTATCTCGGCGGACCACGGCCCCGCGCCGACGTGGAGAGGTTTCTCGGCGAAAGGGGGCCCCATGCGGCTACCGCAGCAGCGGGGGCTTTCATCGTGGCCGACAGCTCCAACGACCGGTTTGCCGGCACCGTGACACTCGACCGCAGACATTCGGAGCTTCCCGGCCATGTCAGCGCCGATGGAGACGAACTGGAACTGTCCTACGTATTCCGGCGCGACTCCTGGGGCAGGGGCTGGGCCTATGCAGCGGCGGCCGCGCTCATCGGCGCCGCCGCCACCGAATTGCCTGATCAGCCGGTGCTCGTCGCGACCCAAAGCGCGAACGCGAGATCCATCAATCTGTTGCGGCGGTTGGGGTTCGAGTCGATATCGACATTCATTCAATTCGACGCCGAGCAGATATTGGCGTCCGCATCGCTACACAGCTTGGTCAGGGCCTAG
- a CDS encoding TetR/AcrR family transcriptional regulator, with amino-acid sequence MRPASGLREQKKSETKLALSRAALELALDRGDLAAVTVDDIADAVRVSARTFRNYFTSKEDAVLFSLRGIEDNAVALLRQRPQHEHVVDSLEAVMLDLATSEAFSTTVAVTRLSAQNPGLAAHDAARSEDVGTVVLTEVSRRAGLDPDVDLYPRLVCNAAYAVLATVIQLAVSGSKLSKDPGALVAQGFQRLRDGLA; translated from the coding sequence ATGCGACCAGCCAGCGGCCTGCGCGAGCAGAAGAAGTCGGAGACCAAACTGGCCTTGAGTCGTGCGGCCCTGGAACTTGCGCTCGACCGGGGCGACCTGGCCGCGGTGACGGTCGACGACATCGCCGACGCGGTGCGCGTCTCGGCGCGCACCTTTCGTAACTACTTCACCAGCAAGGAAGACGCCGTGCTGTTCTCGCTGCGCGGGATCGAAGACAATGCCGTGGCGCTGCTGCGTCAGCGCCCCCAGCACGAGCACGTTGTCGACTCCCTGGAGGCCGTCATGCTGGACCTGGCGACCTCCGAAGCCTTCAGTACCACCGTGGCTGTCACCCGGCTATCCGCGCAGAATCCAGGGCTGGCGGCGCACGACGCCGCCCGGTCCGAAGACGTGGGAACCGTCGTGCTGACGGAAGTCAGCCGACGCGCCGGGCTCGATCCCGACGTAGATCTGTATCCGCGGCTGGTCTGCAATGCCGCGTATGCGGTCCTGGCCACGGTCATCCAGCTCGCGGTATCCGGTTCCAAGCTTTCCAAAGACCCCGGAGCCCTTGTGGCCCAGGGGTTTCAACGACTACGTGACGGCCTGGCATGA
- a CDS encoding GMC family oxidoreductase, which yields MVEDLAADFVIVGAGSAGAPLATRLSERTNDQVLVLEAGPKDKDMGIHIPAAFSKLFRSDVDWDYLTEPQPQLNNRQIYWPRGKTLGGSSSMNAMMWVRGFAADYDDWAQVAGEQWSFANIAPYFKRIEAVEGATESDEGTDGALKISKQRSPRSSTAAWLEAVKEAGFDVERANTPEPKGFSETMVCQHGGRRWSTADGYLKPGLRRRNLNVVTDAQARRVLFDGIRAVGVEYVRDGITHTVHARREVILSGGAINSPQLLMLSGIGEATRLGELGIPVVHDAPQVGQNLLDHLCCPVGYAVKSDSLFGAEKPLQLANYFLRHRGMLTSNVGEAYGFLRSHPNLTLPDLELIFAPAPFFDEGIGVATEHAIVMGPILLKPESSGEITLTSPDPLAKPRIDPRYLSDPAGRDRAAMMFGLRTTARIAETPSMRAVLGKILRPRNPSDDLEETLVAALENNSHTLYHPVGTCRMGADDASVVTPDLTVRGVQGLRVVDASVIPSLIRGHTHAPSVLLGEKAADLILSPQP from the coding sequence ATGGTTGAGGACCTTGCCGCTGACTTTGTCATTGTGGGCGCGGGATCGGCGGGAGCACCGCTGGCCACCCGGCTCTCCGAACGGACCAACGATCAGGTGCTGGTCCTGGAGGCCGGCCCCAAGGACAAGGACATGGGAATCCACATTCCCGCTGCATTCTCGAAGCTTTTCCGCAGCGATGTCGACTGGGACTACTTGACCGAGCCCCAACCTCAGTTGAACAACCGTCAAATCTATTGGCCGCGAGGCAAGACGCTCGGCGGGTCGTCGTCGATGAACGCGATGATGTGGGTCCGTGGCTTCGCGGCGGACTATGACGACTGGGCGCAGGTGGCGGGCGAGCAATGGTCGTTCGCGAACATCGCGCCCTATTTCAAGCGCATCGAAGCTGTGGAAGGCGCCACCGAGAGCGACGAGGGTACCGACGGCGCGCTGAAAATCTCCAAGCAGCGCAGTCCTCGTTCGAGCACCGCGGCGTGGCTGGAGGCGGTGAAGGAAGCCGGGTTTGATGTCGAGCGAGCCAATACTCCTGAGCCCAAGGGGTTCTCGGAGACCATGGTGTGCCAGCACGGTGGTCGCCGATGGAGCACCGCGGATGGCTATCTCAAACCCGGTCTACGGCGGCGCAACCTGAACGTGGTCACCGACGCCCAGGCGCGCCGGGTGCTGTTCGACGGCATCCGCGCCGTGGGCGTTGAGTATGTGCGCGACGGCATCACCCATACCGTCCACGCGCGGCGCGAGGTCATTCTGAGTGGAGGCGCCATCAATTCGCCCCAACTGCTGATGCTTTCGGGTATCGGCGAGGCCACGCGATTGGGTGAGCTCGGAATTCCGGTCGTGCACGACGCGCCACAGGTGGGTCAGAACTTGCTCGATCACCTGTGTTGCCCGGTGGGTTATGCGGTGAAGTCGGATTCGTTGTTCGGCGCGGAGAAGCCGCTTCAGCTCGCCAACTACTTCCTGCGGCATCGGGGCATGCTCACCTCGAATGTCGGTGAAGCATATGGGTTTTTGCGCAGTCACCCCAATCTCACCCTGCCGGACCTCGAGTTGATCTTCGCGCCCGCCCCGTTCTTCGACGAAGGCATCGGTGTGGCCACCGAACACGCCATTGTGATGGGCCCGATCTTGCTCAAGCCGGAAAGCAGCGGCGAGATCACCTTGACGTCACCCGATCCGCTGGCCAAGCCGCGTATCGACCCTCGCTACCTGAGCGATCCGGCCGGACGAGACCGTGCTGCCATGATGTTCGGGCTGCGGACCACCGCGCGCATTGCCGAGACACCGTCGATGCGCGCGGTACTGGGCAAGATCCTGCGTCCCCGGAATCCCAGCGACGATCTGGAGGAGACACTCGTGGCCGCGCTGGAGAACAACTCGCATACGCTGTATCACCCGGTCGGGACCTGCCGGATGGGTGCGGACGATGCCAGCGTGGTGACGCCGGATCTCACCGTGCGCGGCGTGCAGGGACTGCGGGTGGTCGACGCGTCGGTGATTCCCAGCCTCATCCGCGGGCACACCCATGCGCCG